GGAATAAATGACCTGAGGATATCGTTAGATGGTCCAAGAGATATACATGATGAAATAAGATCTGCCAGAGGAACATTCGATAAAATGTTCAATAATTTGAGATATTTTAGAAGCATTGATAAAAAAACGCCTATAAGGCTGAATTGTGTTATCAGTCCAATGAATCTTAGCAGAATACAGGAAATAATACCATATGCTAAAGAATTGGACGCATCTCTCTCATATCAGCATCTGGTATTTATTGATGATGCACATCGCAATGAAAATACAAAAATTTCAAATAATATATTTGATGAAGATATGTATGTTGATGCAACTTCAATGACATTGTCAAAAAATGATGTTGCTCTACTAAATAAAAAATATATTGAAATAACTGATGAGTGCAAAAGGCAATATGTCCAAGTTTCATTTATGCCCGATCTAAGTGTGAATGATTTTGATGATTATTATTTTGATCTTTCAGGGTATGTTCATCAAGAAAGATGCTTCTGGCCGTGGGGTACTGCAAGGATTACACCTGAAGGAAATATTTATTCGTGTATGCATTATATATTTGGAAATTTAAGAAATAGTTCTTTTAAAAATATCTGGAACAACGAAAGGGCAAGAAAATTCAGATATACTCTTAAAACGATAAAATTATTCCCTGGGTGTATAAGATGTTGTAAGATATAGTTCTAAAAAAACCTATATAAAGTTATTTTATTGTTTTGGATGCTTTAATAATAATATGGTGTCCTTTAAACATATTCAGCAATTTATCTAGCTTTGAGAATTGATACAATATTGGAAAAAAAAACTTATATAGTCTAAAAGATCTCGTTCCAATGAGTTTTGATTGGGTCCTCCCACTTGTCCAATTTTCACTATCTGAATGTATTGTTCGACCCAAATATGTAAAAATCT
This region of Candidatus Methanoperedens sp. genomic DNA includes:
- a CDS encoding radical SAM protein, translated to MNKRKTLEYAYNLFCFLNSKLPKGYSALPPVIIWFITYKCNLRCKMCGFYGQGGKIPDVQNELSFDEIKIVIDGLRKSYQFYPYKPYIGIIGGEPFIHPKIFEILEYLRKSGFSYSVTTNFVLLNEEKINRLVKIGINDLRISLDGPRDIHDEIRSARGTFDKMFNNLRYFRSIDKKTPIRLNCVISPMNLSRIQEIIPYAKELDASLSYQHLVFIDDAHRNENTKISNNIFDEDMYVDATSMTLSKNDVALLNKKYIEITDECKRQYVQVSFMPDLSVNDFDDYYFDLSGYVHQERCFWPWGTARITPEGNIYSCMHYIFGNLRNSSFKNIWNNERARKFRYTLKTIKLFPGCIRCCKI